One stretch of Lysobacter sp. KIS68-7 DNA includes these proteins:
- a CDS encoding DUF1415 domain-containing protein, with protein MSETDPIEDTRRWLERAVIGLNLCPFAKAVYVKDQVRFVLSDATLPQQLLEELGEELARLRDTDPAEIDTTLIVHPQVLQDFLDYNDFLEDADGLVEAMDLDGVLQVASFHPQYQFAESDPDDVENYTNRAPWPTLHLLREDSVSKAVAAFPDPDVIVERNVETLRKLGVEGWRKLLGE; from the coding sequence ATGAGCGAAACCGACCCCATCGAAGACACGCGCCGCTGGCTGGAACGCGCGGTGATCGGACTGAACCTGTGCCCGTTCGCGAAGGCGGTGTACGTGAAGGACCAGGTGCGCTTCGTGCTCAGCGATGCGACCTTGCCCCAGCAGTTGCTCGAAGAACTCGGCGAGGAATTGGCGCGCCTGCGCGATACCGACCCGGCGGAGATCGACACCACGCTCATCGTGCATCCGCAGGTGCTGCAGGACTTCCTCGATTACAACGACTTCCTCGAAGACGCCGACGGGCTCGTGGAAGCGATGGACCTGGACGGCGTGCTGCAGGTCGCGAGCTTCCATCCGCAGTACCAGTTCGCGGAGAGCGACCCGGACGACGTGGAGAACTACACCAACCGCGCGCCCTGGCCCACGCTGCACCTGTTGCGCGAGGACAGCGTGTCGAAGGCGGTGGCGGCGTTCCCGGATCCGGACGTGATCGTGGAGCGCAACGTCGAAACGCTGCGCAAGCTCGGCGTGGAAGGCTGGCGCAAACTGCTAGGCGAATAG